TAAAAGGAGCAACCAATGACCGGAAACTATTCAACACGTGAATTCCGCGAGAAACTATATGATGATCTTCATGTTCGATTAAGAGATACACTGATTTTGATGTGTTCGATTTTTATTGCCTCTATAGGTCTAAATATGAATTCAACAGCTGTCATTATTGGAGCCATGTTGATTTCCCCTCTTATGACACCGATTGTTGGACTGGGATTCGGTTTAGCTATTTTTGATACGCGTTTAATCAAGCAATCTCTAGAGGTTTTATTTACTCAAGTATTGGTCAGTTTGCTTGTATCGACTCTGTATTTCTGGATTTCTCCCTTATCTTATGCAAGTAGCGAGTTGATTGCACGAACCTCTCCAACCATTTGGGATGTTCTCATTGCTATTGCTGGTGGGATAGCAGGTGTTATTGGTTCAAGGAAAAAAGAAGCAAACAATATCGTGCCTGGAGTAGCCATTGCAACAGCTCTAATGCCACCTATCTGTACTGCAGGCTATGGTTTAGCTAATGGAAATGTACGATTTTTATTTGGGGCTCTCTATCTTTTCTTGATTAACTGTGTCTTTATCATGCTAGCCAACATTGTTGGAACAAGAATTTTGATGAGAAAATCTCCTTTAAGTTCATTTAAAGAGCTAAACATGAAAATGAAAATTGGGTTGATCTCCTTAATTGTATTATTGGTTCTTCCAGCCAGCTATTCAGCAGTCGCTCTGACGATGGATCAAGTGCGAAAAGATGGGATTAAACAGTTTGTAGGTAAAGAGTTTGCCAATTATACGGTCATTAATCAAGTCTACAAGTCCAGGGACAATGAATTGGTCTTGACAGTTGTTGGAGATCCGATTTCAGAAGAAGAATTAGAAACCATCCGCCAAAAGCAGGCCTCTTACGGTATTCAAACTGTTCAATTGAAAGTCAATCAAGTCCATAATTCGACAAAATTAGATAGTGAGATGACCAAGGAATTTTATGAAACCATTGACAAGTATATCGATCAAAAACTCTCTGAAAAAGATTCACCAAAAGATTTCGTAAAAGAAAATGAAGCAGACAAGGACTGAGGATAGTCAACTTATCTAACTCATGGAAGCAAATCTTGGGAGAATATCCTATATCCAAAAGTTAATGGATAGAAAGGATTGTTGATGAGGATACATTTGTGGTGGTTTGAGCAATCACTACTAGTCAGGTAAATAAAGTATAAAAAAAGCAACAACTGAAATAGCTGTTGCTTTTTTAGTAGCTGGGATTTTGTCCCAGATTATATGGTTTATTTTTCAACTCGTGATTTGTTGGCAATATCTGCGAGAATCAATTCTACAAATGCATCTACTGGCATAGTTTCAGTTTCTTTTTGACCATAGCGGCGAACGTTTACAGCTTGCTCTTCCATTTCCTTATCACCAACGATTAATTGGTAAGGAATTTTTTGAGTTTGTGAAGCACGGATCTTGAATTGCATTTTTTCGTTGCGTTCATCCACATCAGCACGGACACCACGGTCACGGAGCTTCTTAGCTACTTCCCAAGCGTAGTCCACATGTTTCTCGTTAGAAACTGGGATGAGGGTTACTTGGTGTGGTGCCAACCATGTAGGGAAGGCACCCTTGTAGTTTTCAATCAAAATCGCTGTGAAGCGTTCCATCGTTGAGATAACCCCACGGTGGATCATAACTGGACGGTGCTCTTCACCATCAGCTCCGATGTATTTAAGGTCGAAGCGTTCTGGAAGCAAGAAGTCAAGTTGGATTGTAGAAAGGGTTTCTTCTTTACCAAGAGCTGTCTTGACTTGGATGTCCAATTTTGGTCCGTAGAAGGCTGCTTCCCCTTCAGCTTCAAAGTAGTCAAGTCCCATGTCATCCATAGCTGATTTCAACATACGTTGAGCATTTTCCCACATTTCATCATTGTCAAAATATTTGTGAGTATCTTGAGGATCACGATAGGATAAACGGAAACGATAGTCAGTCAAGTTGAAATCTTCGTAAACGTCGATGATTAATTGAAGGGTACGTTGGAATTCATCTTTGATTTGTTCAGGTGTTACGAAAGTGTGACCGTCATTAAGTGACATTTCTCGTACACGTTGAAGACCAGTCAAAGCACCAGATTTTTCATAACGGTGCATCATACCGATTTCAGCAATACGGATTGGCAATTCACGGTAAGAGTGCACGTGGTGCTTAAAGACTTCGATATGGTGAGGACAGTTCATTGGACGAAGAACGAATTCTTCACCATCACCCATATCCATAGTTGGGAACATATCTTCACGGTAGTGATCCCAGTGACCAGAAGTCTTGTAAAGTTCTACTGAGGCAATTGGTGGAGTGTAGACGTGTTGGTAACCAGCAGCGATTTCCTTGTCGACGATGTAGCGTTCCAATTCACGACGGATAGTCGCTCCATTTGGCAACCAGAATGGAAGACCTTGACCAACCTCTTGAGAAATCATGAAGAGGTCAAGCTCTTTACCAAGTTTACGGTGGTCACGTTCTTTGGCTTCTTCACGCATTTGAAGGTAGTTCTTCAAGTCTTTCTTGTCAAACCAGGCAGTACCGTAGATACGTTGCATCATGGCATTGTCGCTATTACCACGCCAGTAAGCACCAGCTACATTGAGAAGGTGGAAAATTTGGATACGGCCTGTTGATGGGACGTGTGGGCCGCGGCAAAGATCTACATATTCACCTTGACGGTAGATGGTCAAACCACCTTCGTCTTCAGAGTGCTCTTCAATCAATTCCAATTTGTATGGATCATTTTTGAAGATTTCACGCGCTTTATCTTTAGTCACTTCCTCACGAATAGATGGGAAGTTTTCCTTCACGATTTTCTTCATTTCTTCTTCGATACGAGGAAGATCTTCGTTAGAGATTTGACCCGCTTCATTGTCAGTATCGTAGTAGAAACCATCTTCGATAGCTGGACCGACACCCAAGTGGATATCTGGGAAGAGGCGACGAGCTGCTTGAGCGAATAAGTGAGCTGCTGAGTGACGCAAGATTGGAAGAGCATCTTCGTGATCAGGTGTCACGATTTCGATGCTTCCATCTTCAGTGATAGAACGAGTAGTGTCAATCAATTTGCCATTGAATTTACCAGCAAGGGCTTTTTTAGCTAGGGAATTGCTGATAGATTGTGCAATTTCAAAAGTTGTAACGCCAGATTCGAATTCACGAACAGCGCCATCTGGGAAAATAATTTGAATCATGATTTTCTCCTTATATTAGTTCTCCATTATTTCTATAGCAGAAGTGTTTCCCTATTTTGCAGTCTTAAATCAAGAAAAACAAAAAGCGACCTCCTCAAAAGGACGTCGCAACGTGGTTCCACCTTCATTTATGTTCCTCGAAAAAGAGGGACACCTCTGATTGGCTCTAACGTGGCCACCGTTTTATGTTTGCATAAAAGTCAGTAGAGTAGTATCAGTATAGTCTTCCTATGCGTTCTCAGCAACCACGCACTCTCTGGTAGAAAGGGGCTAAGTGACTTGTCTCTATGCATTATTATAGCATGATTGTGAGATTTTTCAAGGATTTTGTGAAAGTTTTTTGTTTTTCAGTTTTTGCATTAGATACCTGATAGCGGCACCAATAACTGTACCTAGTAGAATAAGAATTTCATAGGCTAGGAAATAAACAATGATAAATTCTCTGAAAGGAATGATAGTAAAGCCATAGAGTAAGCAACTACCTAAAAGCCAATGCAGTGAAAAACCAAAACGGTAGCTATAAAGAAGTGAAACTATAAAAACTACAATGGGCGAAATGATGAATATATTTAGAAGATAGAGGCCTGTTAAATCAGGATTCGATGATAGTAGTATAAATAATCCATAAAGTGGACAATAAAAGAAAAATACGACCAGATAGTAGGGGAGATATTTGAAGAATTTACGCATAATCAATCACCTCGTTATAAAACTATCAACTTAGATGTCCTTCCTATAACTATTATAGCATATTTAAGACTTGGATAGTAAATCAGTTGACAAAGATGATTGTTCTTGATAGAATAGGAAATGTCGTAAAGACAAATAACTTCTTCTTGGTTACAGGCATGCCAACCTGTCACTCGGATGAAGCCAAATAAAAAGGAGAAACATCATGGCAATCTCAAAAGAGAAAAAAAATGAAATTATTGCACAATATGCACGTCACGAAGGTGATACAGGTTCAGTAGAGGTTCAAGTTGCTGTCCTTACTTGGGAAATCAACCACCTTAACGAACACATCAAACAACATAAAAAAGACCACGCTACTTACCGTGGATTGATGAAGAAAATCGGTCGCCGTCGTAACTTGCTTGCATACTTGCGTAAAAACGACGTTAACCGTTACCGTGAGTTGATCAACTCTCTAGGACTTCGTCGTTAATCTGCTTTATTTTTCTCTTACATTGCGTTGTCACCTTACCTCGATATACTCAAGTATAATCTTCGGTTACGGTTCCTAGCACTGTAAGGTAAAATAAACCAGAATGATCTCCCTTCGGGGAGATTTTTTGTTTCACTAACATTTTTGTACAATCTTCGGCTTGGCGCCTAGTCTATAAACGTTTTATCCAGCAAGAATAAAGCTCTCTGATTTCAGAGGGCTTTTTGTTTTTGCCAAGTGCTTAGGTCGTGTTCAATTGAGCATATCTTGAGAATTAGGCTACTCTAGTTGAGTAGCTTTTTTGTTTTTGTCACCTTACCTGGGTATACGCAAGTACAATCTTCGGCTTCGGTTCCTAGCATCGTAAGGTAAAATAAAGCAGAAAGCTCTCCCTTCGGGGAGATTTTTTTGTTCACTAGGATTTTAGCCCGAGCTCAAATTGGCTCTCTGACTTCAGAGGGCTTTTTTTGTGTGCATTTTTCTAGTCTTGTTCCTGATTTAGAAATGTGGTATACTAATTATGAAAATTGTCTAAATTTTTAATTTTTATTAAGGGAGGGTTTCATGCTTTCCAAATTTTCTGGAAGCCATCAAAACCTGCGATATGTTTTTCTCCTAGCTATGTTGCTCGGAGCTTTGGGTATTTCTTTGTTTCTGGCAGTTTCTATGGGTTCTGTTCAAATCAGCTTGAGTGATACCTATCGAATCATTTTGAGCAAGTTAGGTGCTCCTTTTGATATAGGAGAAATCTCAAAGTCTATGCTTGCTATTGTTTGGAATATGAGATTGCCACGGGTTTTTCTTGCTTTGATTGTTGGTGCAGGCCTATCTATGTGTGGTAGTGTCATGCAGTCAACAGTCAATAATCCAATCGCAGAGCCCTATGTGTTAGGAATTTCTGCTGGGGCAACCTTTGGTGCGACTTTGAGTATCATTCTTGGGTTTAAGGTCATGATTGGTCTCGGATCTTTCCTTGGAGCGCTTGTGGCAACAGTTGCAGTCTTACTCATTGCTTCCATGCAAGGAAAAATGACAACTTCTAGCCTCATTTTATCAGGAACGGTGGTCAATGCACTCTTTTTGGCTTTTTCAAATTTTATTATCTCAATTGGCGCTAATGCTGACAGTGTCATGACCATCAAGTTTTGGACCATGGGTTCTTTAGCGGGAACCTCTTGGGGACACTTAACCTTGCCAACTATCATCGTAGGAATCGCTTTTTTATTTTTCTCTACACAATATCGTGTTTTCAATGCCATGATGATGGGAGATGAGGCGGCTTTGACTTTGGGAATTCCCTTGCGTTTTTACTGGTATCTCTATGTGACGATTGTAGCTGTGATGACGGCAGTCCTAGTTTCGACTTGTGGGATCATCGGTTTTGTCGGTTTGATTACACCGCATTTGGCTCGAAGTTTGGTTGGTACAAATTATAAAAGGCTTTTTCCGATTGCAACATTACTAGGCGCCCTCTTTGTCGTCTGGGCAGATGTCTTTGCTCGCGTTCTGATTCAAAATGCTGAACTACCGATTGGAATTTTCACGGCCCTAGTAGGAGCACCTTTCTTTATCTATATGGTTGCAAGTAGACGAGGGGAGGTGAGAGTCTGATATGGACTTATTGTGTCAGGATATTCACTTTGGAATCGGAGAAAAAAAGATTCTCAAAGGAGTCTCACTTAAACTTGAGGGAAACCAATTTCATACTATTTTGGGACCAAATGGAAGTGGAAAGACCAGCTTGCTGAAACTCTTCTATCGACAGGAAAAGCCGAATCAGGGCTTGATTTCTTTAGATGGGAAGCCTCTAGACCAAATGAGCGTCAAAGAAACGGCAAAGCAGATGGCAGTTATCACGCAGTTTAATCAACTCCAGTTTGATTGTACGGTTGAGGAGATTGTCATGCTGGGCAGAACTCCTCATCTCGCTTTCTTGCAAAAGGAAAAAGACAGAGACTTTGCCTTGGTTGAGGATGCCTTGGTCAAGGTGGATATATTCGAAAAGAGAAATCAACTCTACTCTTCTCTGTCAGGAGGAGAGAAGCAGCGGGTTCTGTTAGCACGCGCCTTGGCCCAAGAGCCGACCCTCTTGCTCTTAGATGAACCAACCAATCATTTGGATATCAAGTATCAGCTAGACTTATTGACCATTGTCAAAAATCTTCAGATCAATGTGCTAGCTGTCTTGCATGATATTCAGCTAGCTTGTCGCTATTCAGACTATCTCTACCTAATGAAAGAAGGGGAGATTGTTTACCAAGGTACTCCAAAGGAGACCATCACACCCGAGTCTTTGCAGGCTGTCTATGGCGTTCAAAGTAAGGTCACTTGGACAGAAGATCAGCAAGCCATGATTCACTATTTATAAAAATTAAAAAGGAAAATAAAAACATGAAAAAAACACTTAGTATTTTACTTGTAACAGTAGCTACCTTATCTTTGGCAGCTTGTGGTAACGCATCTAAAGAAACAGCAACGGCACCGGCTACAACAGAAGCTAGTCAAAAAGCTACTACAGAAACCAGCTATCCTGTAACTATCAAAACTTATGATGCTAAAGGAAACGAAGTCGATCAAGTCTTTGAAAAGGCACCTGAAAAGGTCATCACAAACAACCTCTCAACAACTGAAATCCTGCTTGAACTCGGTTTGCAAGATAAAATTGCCGGTATGCTCAATCCCGATAATGCTGTAACTGGTAAATACAAGGATGCTATTGAAGCCATCCCTCACATTGGTGATAAAAAATCTGTCTCACAAGAAACAGTTCTTTCTTATGAACCAGATGCCTTGATGGGACGCAACATGATGTTTTCTGAAAAGTCAATGGGAACCATTAGTGCTTGGAATGAAAACAAAATCCCTGTTTATACGCAAAAAGCTTCACTTTCAACTATCCAACAAGATCTAGGGAATATCGTAGAAGATGTGAAGAATCTTGGTACGATCTTCAATGTCCAAGACAAGGCCAACCAATACGCAGAGCAATTACAAGCTAAAATCGATGCGGTTAAAAAAGCCAACTCAGAAACACAAGGTGAAAAGAAAAAGGCTTTGATTATGGTAGCCTACAATGACGAAACCTTTGGTGCCTACAAGTCAGCCCTACAAGAAAGCTTGCTCAACCAACTTGGTTATACCAATGTTGCAACAGGAACATCTGGTTTGACCTTGGAAAATCTAGTCTCTATGGATCCAGAGTTGATTATCTATGTAACTAGTGACCGCAATCAAAAGTTAGATGAAAAAGCAGTGGATTTGATGAAGGCAAATGCTGTTTTGGAAAATGTACCAGCAATCAAGAATCAAAAAATCATGACCATCTCTTACGATGAGTTGATGGATTACGGTCCTGCAGTGATTGATTCCCTTGAGAAGATCAATGACTTTATCAAGAAATAAGGAGTTTAACTGGGAAGGGATTCGAGTTAGGGTCAGTCTTCCTTCAAACTATGATCCTCAACAAGTATATCCACTTGTGCTTTTAAATGATGGACAATTGGACTATTTGTCAGATCTATCCCAATCAGTGATTTTGGTGGGTTTGATTCCAGAAAATCGTCTAGATGACTTTACACCTTGGCAGTCTGATGCTTTGAAAGAAGGGGCACCAGACTTTGGTGGGAAGGTAGACCAATACCATCAGAAGCTATTTCAAGGGATTCTAACAACTCTTCAAAAGGACTACTTGATTGATGAAAGTAGAATTGCTTATGGTGGCTATTCACTGGGTGGTCTTGCTGCCGTCTATAGTCTCTATAGTAGTTATCTTCCTGCGACCTGTATCTTTTCTATCTGTGGTTCCTTCTGGTATCCTGAATTTACAGAATATTGTGGGGAACATGACTTGATACAGAATCAAAGCCTGATTTATTTGCAAAATGGTCAGACAGAAGGTGCCAATCATTCCAATCGTCTGTCTAAGGCTCCTATTTATGCCAGAGATCTACATGATCTGATTTCAGAGAAAGTCCCTTCGACTTATTGCACATTTGATGCTTATGGGCATCATGAAGCTCTTAAGGAACGTTATCACTATTTTTGTGATTGGCTGAGAGACGAGTGGAAGCTCAATTAATCCTATAACACTCCTTGTTCATCATAACTAGGAGTGTTTCTTATGTATGCTTGGTTGTTAAAATGTTCATGGTATTATTCTTGACGGAAATCCATCCCCTGTAATAGACTAAATTATGGTATAATGAGTAGATAGATAGAATCGAGGAAATTATGTCATTTACACAATTTAAATTTAAAAAATATATAGAAAAAGCCTTGGAGGAGTTGAAATTTACGACTCCTACCGAGGTTCAGGAAAAGTTGATTCCTATTGTCCTGGCAGGTCGTGACTTGGTTGGTGAATCAAAAACAGGTTCAGGTAAGACTCATACTTTCTTGTTACCGATTTTCCAACAGTTGGATGAAGAGAGCGATAGCGTGCAGGCAGTTATCACAGCTCCAAGTCGTGAATTAGCGACTCAGATTTACCAAGCTGCTCGTCAGATCGCAGCTCATTCAGATGTTGAGATTCGTGTTGTGAACTATGTTGGTGGTACAGACAAGGCACGTCAGATTGACAAATTAGCAAGTAATCAACCCCATATCGTTATCGGAACTCCAGGTCGTATCTATGATTTGGTAAAATCAGGTGATTTGGCTATCCACAAGGCTAAGATTTTTGTTGTCGATGAAGCAGATATGACCTTGGATATGGGATTCTTGGAAACAGTTGATAAGATTGCAGGAAGTCTTCCTAAGGACTTGCAGTTTATGGTCTTTTCAGCGACTATCCCACAAAAATTACAACCATTCTTGAAGAAATACTTGTCCAATCCTGTCATGGAGAAAATCAAGACCAAAACGGTTATCTCAGACACTATTGACAACTGGTTGATTTCGACCAAGGGCCGTGATAAGAATGCTCAGATTTATGAGTTAACTCAAGTCATGCAGCCTTATCTAGCCATGATTTTTGTCAATACCAAGACTCGTGCAGATGAGTTGCATACATACCTAACAGCCCAAGGTTTGAAGGTGGCTAAGATTCATGGAGATATCGCACCTCGTGAACGCAAACGTATCATGAATCAGGTAAAGAACCTTGATTTTGAGTACATCGTTGCGACTGACTTGGCTGCGCGTGGGATTGACATCGAAGGTGTCAGCCATGTTATCAATGATGCTATCCCACAGGACTTGTCTTTCTTTGTCCACCGTGTTGGACGAACTGGACGTAATGGTCTGCCAGGTACAGCCATTACCCTCTACCAGCCTAGTGATGACTCAGATATTCGTGAGTTGGAGAAATTGGGTATCAAGTTTACTCCGAAAGTCGTCAAAGATGGAGAATTCCAAGATACCTATGATCGTGATCGCCGTGCTAATCGTGAGAAGAAACAGGAAAAACTGGACATCGAAATGATTGGCTTGGTTAAAAAGAAAAAGAAAAAAGTTAAACCAGGCTATAAGAAAAAAATTAAATGGGCAGTAGATGAAAAACGTCGCAAGGCTAAGCGAGCAGAAAGTCGTGCCCGTGGACGTGCAGAGCGCAAAGCTAAACGCCAAACATTTTAAAAATAAAACAGTAGAACCAAGTGGTTTTACTGTTTTTTTTGACTCTTACAGCCTAAGATAGTATAAGTAAAAATCGCTAATTAATTTGAATAGCAAAAAAAAATGTCATAGAGACTGATGCTATAGGATTTTTAATCAATATTTTGATTCCAGAAAATATTTGAAAACATTCTTAATTTATGTTATTCTAAAAAAAAAACAGATTTTAAAAAAATATTAAATCTGTTAAAGAAAAGAGGTCATTATGGCAAAAGGAATGTTTAAGCAAGAACGTTTTTCGTTTCGTAAAATGAAAGTTGGATTGGCATCTGTGGCTATCCTCTTTGCTTTTGCACAACTTGGACAAGTTTCTGCTGATGAAACTAGTAAAGTTTCGTCAAGTGAAATTACTAAGGTAACTGAGGCACCAAAAGTAGTTGAAGAAGTCAAATCGCCTATTGAGGAGGCTAAAGCAGAAATTGCAACTGAAAAATCAAGACCTATTGTCAAAGAAACTGAAGCAAAAGCTGGAGATTTGATTGATGTCTCAAAGAAAGAATCTGCTGTCGAAGTAAAAGAAAAGCAAGAAGGCAATCAGAAAGTCCATATTGAAACCTCTGTGGCTGAGGTAACTAAAACTGAAATTGCTCCAGAAAAAGTGGAAAAGCTTCCAGAACCTGTAACTACGACAAAAGAGAATACTGTAGCTGCTAAGGATAAAGATGGAAATTCTTATACTCAGTACGAACGAGTAGACAAGACAACAACTGTGGAAATAACTAAAACACCACCAACTGTTAAAAAAGCAGGAGAAGCAGATATTGTTTTTGTTGTTGACCGTTCAGGATCTATGTCTTCAACGATTAATACTGTTCGTAAAAATGTCAATGAGTTTGCAAGAAATCTTGCCAAAGATGGAGTAGCGGCACGTTTTGGATTAGCTACATATAGTGATGAAGTATACGGACGTCGATTAGGAAAAACTGACGAAGATACAATTCTAACGAAATTTGGTGAGACTTATTTTACAACAGATCCAGTTGAACTTGAAAAAGCTTTAGAAAAAATTAAGATTGCACATGGGGGAGATTCTCCTGAAACAGCAACTCCTGCTCTTACAAAGATTGTTTCTGCTTACGACTGGTCTAAGTCACCAAAAAATAAAAAGTTTGTGGTGTTGTTAACAGATGCTAGGATGAAAGAAGATCCGTCAATTCCATCTATCGCTGAGACATTAACAACTCTGAAAAAAGCTGGTATTGATAGAATTGTAGCGACAACCTTGTATAATCAACGAAACTATAAAGATTTTGTGTCTGAGGGACGTTTAATGGATATTGATCGTAACTTGGCTGACTCTTTAACTAAGGATGCAGCTTCATGGATTGTGGAAACAGTCAGTGAGGGACGTCAGTACAAGGTAACAAAAGACAGCTACCAACTCTACTTAGAACGTCGTACAACTGTGCCAGTTTTGGAGCAGAAAGCAACTCCTAAACCAGAACCTACTGCTTACAAACCAGCACCAGCTAAACTTCCTGAAACAGGAAGCAATGATACAAGAAATCAAAGTCTCATGGGACTTGGTCTATTGTTCGCTGGACTTGGATTGGTTACAAGCGCTAGAAAATCAAAAGAACAGTAAGATAAATTAATAAAAATAAAACACCTGAATTAGAGCTATATAGGCTTTATCAGGTGTTTTTTTGATTCCGTAATTAAGATTTTGGGTGCTAAATTGGTGCTAATAGAAAAATAAAAACGCTGAAATCATTGATTCCAAGCGTTTTTTTGAATAACTTACTCTACTCCCACTCAACGGTTGCAGGTGGTTTACTTGTGATATCGTAGACGATGCGGTTAACGTGGTCAACTTCGTTTACGATACGAACTGAGATTTTTTGGAGAACTTCCCAAGGAATCTTAGCGAAGTCAGCTGTCATACCATCGATCGAAGTGATAGCACGGATAGCGATGGTATAGTCGTAAGTACGTCCATCTCCCATAACACCTACTGAACGAACGCCAGTGTTAACAGTGAAGTATTGCCAGATGTCGCGGTCAAGACCTGCTTTAGCGATTTCTTCACGAAGGATAGCATCTGATTCACGAACTGTTTCAAGTTTTTCTTCAGTGATTTCACCCATGACACGGATGGCAAGACCTGGACCTGGGAATGGTTGGCGCCATACGATATTATCTGGCATACCAAGCTCAGTACCGAGGGCACGAACTTCATCTTTGTAAAGAGTGTTAAGTGGCTCGATGAGTTCAAACTGCATGTCTTCTGGAAGTCCACCAACGTTGTGGTGAGACTTGATTGTTTGAGCGGTATCTGTACCTGACTCTATAACGTCTGTATAAAGAGTACCTTGAGCAAGGAATTTCACATCTTTTAGTTTACTTGCTTCGTCATCAAAGACATAAACAAACTCGTTACCGATAATCTTACGTTTTTGTTCTGGATCAGACACACCAGCCAATTTATCAAGGAAACGTTTGGCAGCGTCTGCTTTGACAATGTTCAAACCAAACTTACCACCAAGCATATCCATAACTTGGTCAGCTTCCCCTTTACGGAGAAGACCGTGGTCTACAAAGATACAGATCAATTGATCGCCGATGGCTTTTTGGAGAAGAACCCCAACAACAGAAGAGTCAACACCACCTGAAAGAGCAAGGAGAACACGTTTGTCTCCAACCTTTTCACGGATTTGTTTGATTTGCATCTCGATAAAGTTATCCATAGTCCAGTCACCTTTGGCACCACAGATATTCAAGGCAAAGTTACGAAGGATATCATAGCCGTGAACTGAATGACGAACCTCTGGATGGAATTGG
The window above is part of the Streptococcus sp. Marseille-Q6470 genome. Proteins encoded here:
- the guaA gene encoding glutamine-hydrolyzing GMP synthase, which gives rise to MTNISTDLQDVEKIIVLDYGSQYNQLISRRIREIGVFSELKSHKISADEVRAINPIGIVLSGGPNSVYEEGSFDIDPEIFELGIPILGICYGMQLLTHKLGGKVVPAGDAGTREYGQSTLTHTESALFAGTPEEQLVLMSHGDAVTEIPADFIRTGTSADCPYASIENPDKKIYGIQFHPEVRHSVHGYDILRNFALNICGAKGDWTMDNFIEMQIKQIREKVGDKRVLLALSGGVDSSVVGVLLQKAIGDQLICIFVDHGLLRKGEADQVMDMLGGKFGLNIVKADAAKRFLDKLAGVSDPEQKRKIIGNEFVYVFDDEASKLKDVKFLAQGTLYTDVIESGTDTAQTIKSHHNVGGLPEDMQFELIEPLNTLYKDEVRALGTELGMPDNIVWRQPFPGPGLAIRVMGEITEEKLETVRESDAILREEIAKAGLDRDIWQYFTVNTGVRSVGVMGDGRTYDYTIAIRAITSIDGMTADFAKIPWEVLQKISVRIVNEVDHVNRIVYDITSKPPATVEWE
- a CDS encoding VWA domain-containing protein, which gives rise to MAKGMFKQERFSFRKMKVGLASVAILFAFAQLGQVSADETSKVSSSEITKVTEAPKVVEEVKSPIEEAKAEIATEKSRPIVKETEAKAGDLIDVSKKESAVEVKEKQEGNQKVHIETSVAEVTKTEIAPEKVEKLPEPVTTTKENTVAAKDKDGNSYTQYERVDKTTTVEITKTPPTVKKAGEADIVFVVDRSGSMSSTINTVRKNVNEFARNLAKDGVAARFGLATYSDEVYGRRLGKTDEDTILTKFGETYFTTDPVELEKALEKIKIAHGGDSPETATPALTKIVSAYDWSKSPKNKKFVVLLTDARMKEDPSIPSIAETLTTLKKAGIDRIVATTLYNQRNYKDFVSEGRLMDIDRNLADSLTKDAASWIVETVSEGRQYKVTKDSYQLYLERRTTVPVLEQKATPKPEPTAYKPAPAKLPETGSNDTRNQSLMGLGLLFAGLGLVTSARKSKEQ